From the Tenacibaculum dicentrarchi genome, the window TTCGTAATTTTTATTCGGTTTCAATTTCTGGATATCATATTGCCGAAGCTGGTGCAAATCCGATTACACAGCTTGCATTAACATTATCCAATGGTTTTACTTATGTCGAATATTATTTAGCACGTGGAATGGACATTAATAAATTTGGACCTAATTTATCTTTCTTTTTCTCTAACGGAATTGACCCTGAATATTCGGTAATTGGTCGTGTTGCTCGTAAAATTTGGGCGAAAGCAATGAAACATAAATACGGAGCAAACTCAAGAGCACAAATGTTAAAATATCATATTCAAACTTCTGGGCGGTCTTTACATGCTCAAGAAATTGATTTTAATGATATCCGTACAACTTTACAAGCTTTATATGCGATTAACGATAATTGTAATTCTTTGCACACCAACGCATACGATGAAGCAATTACAACGCCAACCGAAGAATCGGTGCGTAGAGCGATGGCAATTCAGTTGATTATCAATAAAGAATTAGGATTAACTAAAAATGAAAACCCTATTCAAGGGGCGTTTATTATTGAAGAATTAACCGATTTAGTGGAAGAAGCTGTATTAACTGAATTTGATAGAATTACAGAGCGTGGCGGTGTTTTAGGGGCAATGGAAACCATGTATCAGCGTTCTAAAATACAAGAAGAAAGCTTGTATTATGAAACGTTAAAACATACGGGAGAATTTCCAATTATCGGTGTAAATACTTTTTTAAGTTCGAAAGGTTCGCCAACAGTTCAACCTGCGGAAGTAATCCGTGCAACCGAACAGGAAAAACAATTTCAAATTCAAACCAAAGAATTAGTAAACAAAGCCAATGAGATAAAAGCGCAAAATCAGCTAGTTATTTTACAAAAATCCGCTGTTCAAAATGAAAATTTATTCGATAAATTAATGGAAGCTACTAAATACTGTTCGTTAGGACAAATTACAAATACTTTATTTAAAGTTGGTGGTCAATACAGACGAAATATGTAAGCTTATATTTAGTTATAAAAAAATTAAAAACAATGATAAATATCATTAATTAAAAGTAATAGTAAGCCTAAATTTATACTAGTAATTAAAAGTTATATTAATATATTAAAAAATAAATTATGATATTAAACGCAACAGAAGGACAGTTAGAAATTACAATGGATAAACCAGCTTTTAACAAGTTTTCTTTTAAAGATGCTGGCTTGAAAGAAGATTCATATACTGTTGAAGGTGGTAACTTACGTTTAAAAATAGCATTAGGATATATTCAAGATTATCGTTTTTATAAAATGCCTGTTATCGAATTAGAATACGAGAATAACATCAAAGAAAGTGGATGGATTGTAGAATTTAATGGTGAAAACATTTTAGAAGCAAAAGACCATTCTGGTAGTAAAACTGTTTTATTATTAAACCGTAATAAAATGAGTAAACTAGTTAATCGTCATGAAAATACTTTAATTATTCATGGTGATTTCTCTGAAGAAGTAAAAATTAAAAATACTAGTACGCTTAATTTATTAGAAGCGCCTAGTCATTAATATAGTAATATTTTATTATAAATTGGGAGATAAAAAGCTCAGGTAATTAATTACCTGAGCTTTTTTTAATTACCCCTTTTTTTGCAAAATAGTCAGCCCAATTCTTATTTGTTCATACGGAACTTTTTCGCCTAAAAATTCAAAATATGGCTTTAAAGCAATTTCATTTTTAAGTACTTTTTTAGCATTTGCTATTAATTTAATAGTATTTGCATCTATAAATTTATCTAAATTTACATCTTTTCCTTCTAAATATAGTTTTGATAAATGAGAAAAAATTGTTTGTGCTTTTAAACTTCGTTTATCAGCTATTTCATCAATAGAAAAACCTTCTTTATATAAATTATACGTTTCTAAAGTCGTATCTTTTTTTCCTTTCTTTTTTTCTTTTATAAAAGCCCTAATTTCTTCCATAAACTCACCTCCATATACTTCTAATTTACGTTGCCCTACTCCACTAATACTTAAAAAAGCACTATCCGTTTGCGGACGTTCATTTTCTAAGGCACGTAAAGTGGCATCACTAAAAATTAAATAGGCAGCAATATCTTCTTCTTGTGCAATACGATAACGCAACTTTCGTAAACGCTCGAATAAAGTATCTTTTACAATTGATTTTTTTCTCCCTTTAGTACTGCTAAGTTTTTCTTCTTTTTTAAACTCAACAGGAATTGTTAATTGAACTTTTTCACCTTCAAAAAGTACTTTTTTAGAAAAATCGGTTAATTGTAAATTATTATTTAAATGAAATGCTATTTGACAAAATCCTTGATTTATTAACTGAATAATATAATGTTGCCAATCTTTCCATGAAATATCAGCACCAATACCATACGTTTTTAAGGTTTGATAATTCTTATCTAAAACGCCTGCATTTTTTGCCCCTCGTAACACATCAACAACAGTTCCCATCGCTTCTTTTTCTCGTAATCTGTAAATTGCCGAAAGTGCTTTTTGAGCGATAATAGTTCCGTCAAAATACTGAACTGGATTTTTACAAACATCACAATTTCCGCAATTTTTCTCGATTAATTCACCAAAATAACTCAACAAAATTTTCCTTCTACAAACAGTTGCTTCCGAAAACTGTTTCATACGGTCTAATTTTGCTGTTTGTACTTCTTGATTACTACTATTTGCTATAAATTGACGTAACTGAATTACATCAGAATAACTATGAAAAAGTAACGCTTCGGCTGGCAAACCATCTCTTCCTGCACGACCTATTTCCTGATAATATCCTTCAATGTTTTTGGGCATATTATAATGAATTACCCAACGCACATTCGATTTATCGATTCCCATTCCAAAAGCAACCGTTGCACAAATAATTTGCACATCATCTTTTATAAAATCTTCTTGAGTTTTAGCACGTTCTTCAAAAGCTAAACCTGCATGATATGCTTTTGCATTAATATTTTGTTGCTTTAATTTACTTGCTAATTGTTCGGTCGCTTTTCTACTTAAACAATAAATAATTCCAGCATCATTTGGTTTTTTATTAATAAATTTAATAATCTGCTGTACTCTATCATTTGCCGAACGCACCTCTAAACTAATATTTTCTCTATTAAAAGAACTTACATATTTTGTAGCATTAGGCACTGCTAATTGTGTTAAAATATCTTCTTGAGTTGCTTTATCTGCCGTTGCAGTTAGGGCTACAATAGGTACTTCTGGCAACGTTTTTTTAAGAAAAGATAACTGTTTATACGATGGTCTAAAATCATGACCCCAAGAAGAAATACAATGTGCTTCATCAATAGCAACACAACTAATATATTGCTGATTTAATACATTTTGAAGCAAGGCTAAACTCTCAGGAGCTACATATACTAATTTTACTGTTTTATTAATAATGGCATCAAAAACCTTTTCTTGTTCTTCAGATGATTGACTACTATTATAATACGTTGCAGGTATTCCGTTTGCTTTTAAGCTATCAACTTGGTCTTTCATCAATGCAATTAATGGCGATATTACCAATGTAATTCCATCAAAAAATAATGCAGGCAACTGAAAACAAATAGATTTCCCTCCTCCTGTTGGCATTATTACTAAGGTATCTTTTTTAGCTAAAACATTTTCAATAATTGCTTTTTGCTGTAACCGAAAACTGTCGTATCCAAAATTAGTTTTTAATTTTACTAATAAATCTTTTTCTGTTAGCTGTATCATTTCACAAAAATAATCATAAAAAAAAACGTAGAAATTAAATTCTACGTTTCTTTTAAGTACTTATTAAAATATTTTGAAGCTATTTCCCGCTTTCCGCACTCGCTTTTTTTGTTTGAAAAAAACAAAAAAGAGCTCAAACAATTGCTTCAATCGGGGCTAAACATTTTTACTATATTATTTACAACTATTAAAACAGATTGCATCTTTATAAAAATTAAGAATTGATAACAGTACTAACAAAATTAGAAATACCTGCTACGCCATTTTTATCTAAATCTTTAATAAAAGCCGAACCAATAATTGCACCATCGGCATAATTACAAGCTGTTGTAAATGTTTTGTTGTCTGATATACCAAAACCAACCACTAATTTACTTTTTAAATTCATTGCCTCAATTCGTTTAAAGTAATCAATTTGCTCTGTTGATATTTCTCCTTTTGCTCCTGTAATAGATGCCGAAGCAACTACATAAATAAAAGCATCTGTAAGTGCATCAATTTTTCGAATACGTTCTTCTGATGTATGAGGCGTAATTAAAAATACGTTAGTAATTCCGTATTTTTCGAATAACGCTTTATAATGATTTTCATATTCAATCATTGGCAAATCAGGAAAAATAACAGTTTTCATACCGCAATCTTTTACTGCTTGACAAAACTTATCCTCACCATATTTAATAAGCTGATTCAAATATCCCATTAAAACTAATGGTGTTTTATTAGTGTCTTTTACTGATTTTAGTTGCTCAAAAACAACATCTAAATTCATTCCATTTTGCAAAGCTCTATGACTACTATCTTGTATAGTAGTTCCATCTGCTAAAGGGTCAGAATAAGGTAAACCAACTTCAATAAAATCAACACCATTTTCACTTAAATCGTGTATAATTTTAGTTGTATCATTTAAATTTGGAAAACCTGCTGTAAAAAATATAGAAAGTAAATTCTTCTTTTCTTGAAATATTTCTTTTAATAATTTCATCTACTTATTATTTTAAATGCTTCATATACGTTTCTAAATCTTTATCGCCTCTTCCTGATAAATTCACTATAATTACTTGATCTTTTTTAAATTTTATTTTAGATAAAACTGCCAATGCGTGTGAACTTTCTAAAGCAGGAATAATTCCTTCTAATTTGGTTAATTCAAAAGCAGCTTCTAAAGCTTCATTATCTGTTGCGTTTAAAAACTGTGCACGCTTAGTTTCGTGTAAAAATGCATGTAAAGGACCAACTCCTGGATAATCTAATCCTGCAGAAATAGAATATGGCTCTGTAATTTGTCCGTATTCATCTTGCATTAAAATAGTTTTACTTCCGTGAATTACACCAACTTGCCCTAATTGAGATGTTGCTGCACTTTCACCAGAATCAACTCCTAAACCACCAGCTTCAACAGCTATTAAACCAACTTCTTCATCTTCTAAGTAATGATAAAAAGCACCAGCCGCATTAGAACCTCCACCAACACAAGCAATAACTGTATCAGGGTTTTCTTTTCCTGTTTTTTCTTTTAGTTGCCATTTCATTTCTTCTGAAATAATAGCTTGTAAACGTGCTACCATATCAGGATACGGAGCAGGACCAACAACAGAACCAATTAAATAATAACTATCTGGATGCTGAATCCAATAACGAATTGCTTCGTTTGTAGCATCTTTTAAGGTTTTACTTCCACTTAATGCAGGCACAACTGTTGCTCCTAACATTTTCATTCGAGCAACATTAGGCGCTTGCCTTGCAATGTCTTTTTCTCCCATAAAAACGATACACTCTAAACCCATTAAAGCACAAACTGTAGCCGTTGCAACACCATGTTGTCCTGCACCTGTTTCTGCTATAATTTTTGTTTTACCTAGCTTTTTTGCTATTAAAATCTGTCCAACAGTATTGTTTACTTTGTGTGCTCCTGTATGATTTAAATCTTCACGTTTTAAATAAATAGTAGCACCATATTTCTCTGATAATCTTTCTGCCAAATACAACGGAGTAGGACGTCCAACATAATCTTTTAATAAAGCTTTATATTCGT encodes:
- the recQ gene encoding DNA helicase RecQ gives rise to the protein MIQLTEKDLLVKLKTNFGYDSFRLQQKAIIENVLAKKDTLVIMPTGGGKSICFQLPALFFDGITLVISPLIALMKDQVDSLKANGIPATYYNSSQSSEEQEKVFDAIINKTVKLVYVAPESLALLQNVLNQQYISCVAIDEAHCISSWGHDFRPSYKQLSFLKKTLPEVPIVALTATADKATQEDILTQLAVPNATKYVSSFNRENISLEVRSANDRVQQIIKFINKKPNDAGIIYCLSRKATEQLASKLKQQNINAKAYHAGLAFEERAKTQEDFIKDDVQIICATVAFGMGIDKSNVRWVIHYNMPKNIEGYYQEIGRAGRDGLPAEALLFHSYSDVIQLRQFIANSSNQEVQTAKLDRMKQFSEATVCRRKILLSYFGELIEKNCGNCDVCKNPVQYFDGTIIAQKALSAIYRLREKEAMGTVVDVLRGAKNAGVLDKNYQTLKTYGIGADISWKDWQHYIIQLINQGFCQIAFHLNNNLQLTDFSKKVLFEGEKVQLTIPVEFKKEEKLSSTKGRKKSIVKDTLFERLRKLRYRIAQEEDIAAYLIFSDATLRALENERPQTDSAFLSISGVGQRKLEVYGGEFMEEIRAFIKEKKKGKKDTTLETYNLYKEGFSIDEIADKRSLKAQTIFSHLSKLYLEGKDVNLDKFIDANTIKLIANAKKVLKNEIALKPYFEFLGEKVPYEQIRIGLTILQKKG
- the trpA gene encoding tryptophan synthase subunit alpha, producing MKLLKEIFQEKKNLLSIFFTAGFPNLNDTTKIIHDLSENGVDFIEVGLPYSDPLADGTTIQDSSHRALQNGMNLDVVFEQLKSVKDTNKTPLVLMGYLNQLIKYGEDKFCQAVKDCGMKTVIFPDLPMIEYENHYKALFEKYGITNVFLITPHTSEERIRKIDALTDAFIYVVASASITGAKGEISTEQIDYFKRIEAMNLKSKLVVGFGISDNKTFTTACNYADGAIIGSAFIKDLDKNGVAGISNFVSTVINS
- the trpB gene encoding tryptophan synthase subunit beta is translated as MKFQPTKEGYYGQFGGAFIPELLHPNVLELEDNYIKIIESKEFQDEYKALLKDYVGRPTPLYLAERLSEKYGATIYLKREDLNHTGAHKVNNTVGQILIAKKLGKTKIIAETGAGQHGVATATVCALMGLECIVFMGEKDIARQAPNVARMKMLGATVVPALSGSKTLKDATNEAIRYWIQHPDSYYLIGSVVGPAPYPDMVARLQAIISEEMKWQLKEKTGKENPDTVIACVGGGSNAAGAFYHYLEDEEVGLIAVEAGGLGVDSGESAATSQLGQVGVIHGSKTILMQDEYGQITEPYSISAGLDYPGVGPLHAFLHETKRAQFLNATDNEALEAAFELTKLEGIIPALESSHALAVLSKIKFKKDQVIIVNLSGRGDKDLETYMKHLK